From the genome of Plectropomus leopardus isolate mb chromosome 13, YSFRI_Pleo_2.0, whole genome shotgun sequence, one region includes:
- the foxred1 gene encoding FAD-dependent oxidoreductase domain-containing protein 1 — MSTWRRLHVKVRAAHGLLFTSRRLTRRHTWLYGHLSLCQNLSTGTPLRNDFFKDLETQLAAMRKKASDALPGSSWSPLQINPNLPPERADIVIVGGGVVGWSIAYWLKQKERVRGGVKVVVVEKDPTYSQASTVLSAGGIRQQFSLPENIHLSLASAAFMRNINEHLGVLHEDPVDLQFNQSGYLFLASERVAHIMEDNYSTQRYAGAKVALLSPTQLKEKFPWINTDGVALASYGLENEGWFDPWTLLNAFKRKAISMGVIPCCGEVTDFKYTIDVLMTADGDYVDIRRIKSVKVQMPNSLEYQPVECAIVVNAAGAFSAKLAEILGIGSGPKDSIAGIPVPVEPRKRYIYVVHCPDGPGLDSPFVIDYSGVYFRREGLGGNYITGTSPEESEEPDTSNLEVDHQFFEDKIWPSLASRVPGFEKLKVTSAWAGYYDYNTFDQNGIIGIHPLINNMYFATGFSGHGLQHSPAVGRSVAELILDGNFTTLDLSGFGFRRILAQEPMLERNIV; from the exons ATGTCAACGTGGCGCAGGCTGCATGTGAAGGTGAGGGCGGCTCACGGATTATTATTTACCTCCAGACGGCTGACACGACGGCACACGTGGCTGTATGGACATTTATCACTATGCCAAAACCTGAGTACAGGCACCCCTCTCCGGAATGACTTCTTTAAAG ACCTGGAGACCCAGCTGGCAGCCATGAGGAAGAAGGCATCTGACGCTCTGCCGGGGAGCAGCTGGAGTCCCCTGCAGATAAACCCGAATCTTCCACCGGAGAGGGCCGACATTGTGATCGTAGGAGGCGGTGTGGTGGGCTGGTCCATCGCCTACTGGCTGAAGCAGAAGGAGAGGGTGCGAGGAGGGGTGAAAGTTGTTGTGGTGGAGAAGGACCCAACG TACTCCCAGGCCTCCACCGTTCTGTCTGCAGGAGGGATCCGACAGCAGTTCTCCCTGCCTGAGAACATCCACCTCTCCCTGGCCTCTGCAGCTTTCATGAGGAACATCAAT GAACACCTCGGCGTGTTGCATGAAGACCCAGTGGACCTCCAGTTCAACCAATCAGGATACCTCTTCCTGGCCAGTGAGCGGGTGGCACACATCATGGAGGACAACTACAGCACCCAAAG GTATGCTGGAGCCAAAGTTGCACTTCTCTCTCCAACACAATTAAAGGAGAAATTCCCCTGGATAAACACAGATGGTGTGGCGCTGGCTTCATATG GTTTGGAGAACGAGGGCTGGTTTGACCCCTGGACTCTGCTGAACGCTTTCAAGAGGAAAGCCATCTCTATGGGAGTCATTCCGTGCTGCGGAGAGGTCACAG attttaaatacacaatagacGTGTTGATGACGGCTGATGGGGATTATGTGGATATCAGGAGGATAAAATCTGTCAAA GTGCAGATGCCAAACAGTCTGGAGTACCAGCCGGTGGAATGTGCCATTGTTGTGAATGCAGCGGGAGCCTTTTCTGCTAAACTGGCAGAGATACTGGGAATCGGCTCTGGTCCCAAAGACTCCATCGCTGGAATCCCAGTGCCTGTTGAGCCACGCAAAAG GTATATTTATGTGGTGCACTGTCCTGATGGTCCGGGTCTCGACTCTCCCTTCGTGATCGATTACTCTGGAGTTTACTTCAGGAGGGAGGGCTTAGGAGGGAACTACATCACTGGGACATCGCCGGAGGAG TCAGAGGAGCCAGACACCAGTAACCTGGAGGTGGACCACCAGTTCTTTGAGGACAAGATCTGGCCCAGTTTGGCCTCTCGTGTTCCAGGTTTTGAGAAACTGAAG GTGACGAGTGCGTGGGCAGGTTACTACGACTACAACACCTTCGACCAGAATGGTATTATTGGCATACACCCTCTCATCAATAACATGTACTTTGCCACCGGTTTCAGTGGCCACGGCCTGCAGCACTCCCCCGCGGTGGGTCGCTCTGTGGCAGAACTGATTCTGGATGGAAACTTTACAACACTGGACTTGAGCGGCTTCGGCTTCAGACGCATTCTGGCCCAGGAGCCGATGCTGGAGAGGAACATTGTATAG